The following are encoded together in the Salvia hispanica cultivar TCC Black 2014 chromosome 6, UniMelb_Shisp_WGS_1.0, whole genome shotgun sequence genome:
- the LOC125193871 gene encoding mediator of RNA polymerase II transcription subunit 8 isoform X1, protein MAAMEAAAVAAGQDQQPPAKVVERLNPALQQQLNLDSVKTRAISLFKAISRILEELDAIARANATPKWQDVLGQFSMVNLELYNIVEDIKNVSKAFVVHPKNVNAENATILPVMLSSKLLPEMETEDNTKREQLLHGMQGLPVAAQIDKLKTRIDMIGAACESAEKIIADARKSYFSTRHGTNLLPTIDKVQATKIQEQENLLRSAVNHGEGLRVPGDQRQVASSLPMHLVDVLATNDSLQDSSGLYQKSTPPLMSTTAINNQGSLLQASGAQLIGRPAASPSGPTGSNSFDNNTTASPMQYANSPRSGANIMNTPSPQQQQSQQQQQQLQQRQKMLQQQLLSQQQLRPSSMPVLGQNQLTQLHEMPSQSQQKFQSQMHGQHHVQFSQPLGAQQLQSRQLTSAAMQHMSPNQMNQGNQLNRQLNQFSSPANSALFNAAQATPTSQMIPNMSAMMPSQSVMPRMQYAMSGANRTLPPQNLSDQMFNMGAANTGGGMMQIQQQQQHGAQGAFGNMQQSSQNMQPGMMTMQNTQQNHPNFQQQRPQNQQ, encoded by the exons atggcAGCTATGGAGGCAGCAGCGGTGGCAGCAGGCCAAGACCAGCAACCGCCGGCGAAGGTTGTGGAGCGGCTGAACCCGGCGCTTCAGCAGCAGCTCAATCTCGACTCTGTAAAAACTCGCGCTATCAGCCTGTTCAAAGCCATCTCTCGCATCCTCGAAGAATTGGATGCTATAGCGCGCGCGAATGCCACCCCTAAATG GCAAGATGTTTTGGGGCAGTTCTCGATGGTGAATTTGGAGctatataatattgttgaagATATTAAGAATGTGTCCAAGGCTTTCGTTGTGCATCCTAAGAATGTTAATGCTGAGAATGCTACTA TTTTGCCTGTTATGCTGTCATCTAAGCTTTTGCCCGAAATGGAGACGGAAGACAACACTAAGAGAGAACAGCTGTTACACGGTATGCAGGGCCTGCCAGTGGCGGCACAAATTGACAAGCTCAAG ACTAGAATTGATATGATAGGAGCAGCCTGTGAAAGTGCTGAGAAGATCATAGCTGATGCACGTAAGTCCTACTTTAGCACTCGACATGGGACAAATCTTCTTCCAACTATTGACAAGGTTCAAGCTACAAAAAtacaagaacaagaaaatttgCTTCGTAGTGCTGTCAATCATGGTGAAG GATTACGAGTACCTGGAGACCAAAGACAAGTGGCATCGTCACTTCCGATGCACTTGGTAGATGTACTTGCTACTAATGACAGCCTCCAGGATTCATCTG GGTTGTACCAGAAGAGTACGCCTCCACTCATGTCAACTACTGCCATTAACAATCAGGGCTCTTTGCTACAG GCTTCTGGTGCACAACTTATTGGAAGACCAGCAGCTTCCCCTTCTGGTCCTACTGGAAGCAATTCCTTTGATAATAATACAACAGCGTCTCCTATGCAATATGCCAATTCACCCAGATCTGGTGCAAATATTATGAACACTCCATCTCCTCAGCAACAACAatcacaacaacaacaacaacaactgCAACAGAGGCAGAAAATGTTGCAGCAACAACTTCTGAGTCAACAGCAGCTAAGACCTTCATCAATGCCTGTCCTTGGTCAG AATCAACTAACGCAGCTGCATGAGATGCCAAGCCAGTCACAACAAAAGTTTCAGTCG CAGATGCATGGTCAACATCATGTGCAGTTCTCTCAGCCATTGGGAGCCCAGCAATTGCAGAGTAGACAGCTTACATCAGCTGCAATGCAGCATATGAGCCCAAACCAAATGAACCAAGGGAATCAGCTGAATCGTCAGTTAAATCAGTTCTCTAGCCCAGCAAATAGTGCCCTCTTTAATGCAGCCCAGGCGACACCTACATCTCAAATG ATCCCTAACATGTCAGCTATGATGCCATCACAATCAGTTATGCCAAGAATGCAG TATGCAATGTCCGGTGCCAATCGAACTCTACCTCCCCAAAATCTGAGCGACCAGA TGTTCAACATGGGGGCAGCCAACACAGGCGGTGGTATGATGCAGATTCAGCAACAGCAGCAACACGGCGCGCAAGGAGCATTTGGCAACATGCAGCAAAGTAGTCAGAATATGCAACCGGGCATGATGACGATGCAAAACACCCAACAGAATCATCCCAACTTTCAGCAGCAGAGACCTCAAAATCAACAATGA
- the LOC125193871 gene encoding mediator of RNA polymerase II transcription subunit 8 isoform X3 has product MAAMEAAAVAAGQDQQPPAKVVERLNPALQQQLNLDSVKTRAISLFKAISRILEELDAIARANATPKWQDVLGQFSMVNLELYNIVEDIKNVSKAFVVHPKNVNAENATILPVMLSSKLLPEMETEDNTKREQLLHGMQGLPVAAQIDKLKTRIDMIGAACESAEKIIADARKSYFSTRHGTNLLPTIDKVQATKIQEQENLLRSAVNHGEGLRVPGDQRQVASSLPMHLVDVLATNDSLQDSSGLYQKSTPPLMSTTAINNQGSLLQASGAQLIGRPAASPSGPTGSNSFDNNTTASPMQYANSPRSGANIMNTPSPQQQQSQQQQQQLQQRQKMLQQQLLSQQQLRPSSMPVLGQMHGQHHVQFSQPLGAQQLQSRQLTSAAMQHMSPNQMNQGNQLNRQLNQFSSPANSALFNAAQATPTSQMIPNMSAMMPSQSVMPRMQYAMSGANRTLPPQNLSDQMFNMGAANTGGGMMQIQQQQQHGAQGAFGNMQQSSQNMQPGMMTMQNTQQNHPNFQQQRPQNQQ; this is encoded by the exons atggcAGCTATGGAGGCAGCAGCGGTGGCAGCAGGCCAAGACCAGCAACCGCCGGCGAAGGTTGTGGAGCGGCTGAACCCGGCGCTTCAGCAGCAGCTCAATCTCGACTCTGTAAAAACTCGCGCTATCAGCCTGTTCAAAGCCATCTCTCGCATCCTCGAAGAATTGGATGCTATAGCGCGCGCGAATGCCACCCCTAAATG GCAAGATGTTTTGGGGCAGTTCTCGATGGTGAATTTGGAGctatataatattgttgaagATATTAAGAATGTGTCCAAGGCTTTCGTTGTGCATCCTAAGAATGTTAATGCTGAGAATGCTACTA TTTTGCCTGTTATGCTGTCATCTAAGCTTTTGCCCGAAATGGAGACGGAAGACAACACTAAGAGAGAACAGCTGTTACACGGTATGCAGGGCCTGCCAGTGGCGGCACAAATTGACAAGCTCAAG ACTAGAATTGATATGATAGGAGCAGCCTGTGAAAGTGCTGAGAAGATCATAGCTGATGCACGTAAGTCCTACTTTAGCACTCGACATGGGACAAATCTTCTTCCAACTATTGACAAGGTTCAAGCTACAAAAAtacaagaacaagaaaatttgCTTCGTAGTGCTGTCAATCATGGTGAAG GATTACGAGTACCTGGAGACCAAAGACAAGTGGCATCGTCACTTCCGATGCACTTGGTAGATGTACTTGCTACTAATGACAGCCTCCAGGATTCATCTG GGTTGTACCAGAAGAGTACGCCTCCACTCATGTCAACTACTGCCATTAACAATCAGGGCTCTTTGCTACAG GCTTCTGGTGCACAACTTATTGGAAGACCAGCAGCTTCCCCTTCTGGTCCTACTGGAAGCAATTCCTTTGATAATAATACAACAGCGTCTCCTATGCAATATGCCAATTCACCCAGATCTGGTGCAAATATTATGAACACTCCATCTCCTCAGCAACAACAatcacaacaacaacaacaacaactgCAACAGAGGCAGAAAATGTTGCAGCAACAACTTCTGAGTCAACAGCAGCTAAGACCTTCATCAATGCCTGTCCTTGGTCAG ATGCATGGTCAACATCATGTGCAGTTCTCTCAGCCATTGGGAGCCCAGCAATTGCAGAGTAGACAGCTTACATCAGCTGCAATGCAGCATATGAGCCCAAACCAAATGAACCAAGGGAATCAGCTGAATCGTCAGTTAAATCAGTTCTCTAGCCCAGCAAATAGTGCCCTCTTTAATGCAGCCCAGGCGACACCTACATCTCAAATG ATCCCTAACATGTCAGCTATGATGCCATCACAATCAGTTATGCCAAGAATGCAG TATGCAATGTCCGGTGCCAATCGAACTCTACCTCCCCAAAATCTGAGCGACCAGA TGTTCAACATGGGGGCAGCCAACACAGGCGGTGGTATGATGCAGATTCAGCAACAGCAGCAACACGGCGCGCAAGGAGCATTTGGCAACATGCAGCAAAGTAGTCAGAATATGCAACCGGGCATGATGACGATGCAAAACACCCAACAGAATCATCCCAACTTTCAGCAGCAGAGACCTCAAAATCAACAATGA
- the LOC125193870 gene encoding probable helicase CHR10 isoform X1, whose amino-acid sequence MDYKQRLISAAKCVYDGDFRAAGEAPIDSLDYGIQASLKPHQVEGVSWLIRRYHLGVNAILGDEMGLGKTLQAVSLLSYLKVFLKISGTFLVLCPLSVTDGWVSEVANFAPKLRLLRYVGEKEHRRKLRREMSEYVKESLFSSRVPSFPFDVLLTTYDIALIDQDFLSQFPWHYAIIDEAQRLKNHSSVLYTVLRARFVMPRKLLLTGTPVQNNLTELWALMHFCMPLIFGTLEQFHSDFKEAGDPSSGQGAQKVKEPFKILKYVLGAFMLRRTKSTLMESGTLLLPPVTEITVMAPLSPLQKKVYMSIIRKELPKLLALASKGTNAPSLQNIVIQLRKACSHPYLFPGIEPEPYQEGEHLVQASGKLLILDQLLRKLHDAGHRVLLFAQMTHTLDILQDFLEMRKYTYERLDGSIRAEERFAAIRNFSIKSSANINSCESTPYIFLISTRAGGVGLNLVAADTVIFYEQDWNPQVDKQALQRAHRIGQSNHVLSINLVTGRTVEEVIVNRARRKLQLSHNVIGDEILDCEGSNGGTEAGDLKSVIFGLHIFDPMEMNVDKSDNQLNKSELAVLADKVIVSRHELQSDVRDRKLEINSMDQASDQNLMKQDASESIDFNPDLDEASYMAWVEKFKQASPEQDSDILESGNKRCLPDEKHLKAEAARRKAEEKKMSKWETLGYHSLAVSNHVSPVNQDAVSDAGSVHFVYGDCTTAAAVTPSESTIIFSCVDDSGNWGHGGLFDALARLSASVPNAYQRASEFGDLHLGDLHLIEVTEDHGDQSTSTDPRQWVGLAVVQSYNLRRKVPRGDISTADLEVCLAKASFSAAQYSASIHMPRINYQHGTDRSEWYTVERLLRKYAAMYGINIYVYYYRRAA is encoded by the exons ATGGACTACAAGCAGAGGCTGATTTCGGCTGCGAAATGCGTCTACGACGGCGATTTTCGCGCTGCTGGAGAAGCGCCTATTGATTCCTTGGATTATGGAATCCAAGCTTCACTCAAACCGCACCAAGTCGAAGGCGTGTCCTGGCTCATCCGCCGCTACCACCTCGGCGTCAACGCCATACTTG GAGACGAG ATGGGACTGGGGAAAACGCTGCAGGCTGTATCACTTTTGAGTTACCTGAAAGTATTCCTGAAAATTTCTGGGACATTCT TGGTCTTGTGCCCTCTCAGTGTAACTGATGGTTGGGTCTCAGAAGTGGCGAATTTCGCACCAAAGTTGAGATTGCTTCGTTATGTTGGGGAAAAAGAACATAGACGCAAATTGCGAAGGGAAATGAGTGAATATGTAAAAGAAAGTCTATTCTCATCTCGC GTTCCATCATTTCCGTTTGATGTGCTGTTGACAACTTATGACATAGCATTGATTGATCAGGACTTTCTGTCCCAATTCCCTTGGCATTATGCAATAATTGATGAAGCACAGAGACTTAAAAACCATTCCAGT GTCTTATATACTGTTTTGAGAGCACGATTCGTCATGCCAAGAAAATTGCTTCTCACTGGAACACCAGTTCAAAACAATCTTACTGAACTTTGGGCTCTGATGCACTTCTGTATGCCATTGATCTTTGGAACACTGGAGCAGTTTCATTCTGATTTCAAGGAAGCTGGAGATCCTTCAT cAGGTCAAGGTGCACAAAAAGTGAAGGAACCGTTTAAGATCTTAAAGTATGTGCTGGGTGCATTTATGCTTCGAAGGACCAAATCTACACTTATGGAGTCTGGCACTCTGCTACTGCCTCCTGTTACTGAAATAACTGT GATGGCACCTTTGTCTCCACTGCAGAAAAAAGTTTATATGTCAATAATCAGAAAGGAACTTCCAAAGCTGCTTGCACTTGCTTCTAAAGGAACAAATGCTCCATCTTTGCAAAATATT GTAATTCAGCTCCGGAAAGCATGTAGCCACCCATATCTTTTCCCGGGTATTGAGCCTGAACCATATCAGGAGGGTGAGCACCTGGTTCAG GCTAGTGGCAAACTTCTAATTTTAGATCAGCTACTTAGGAAGTTGCATGATGCTGGGCATCGCGTTCTATTGTTTGCCCAAATGACTCATACTCTTGACATATTGCAG GATTTCttagaaatgagaaaatataccTATGAGCGTCTTGATGGTTCAATTCGAGCAGAAGAGCGATTTGCTGCAATTAGAAATTTCAGCATAAAATCAAGTGCTAATATTAACTCTTGTGAGAGCACACCATATATCTTTTTGATATCCACACGAGCTGGGGGAGTGGGACTAAATCTTGTGGCTGCTGATACA GTCATATTTTACGAGCAAGATTGGAATCCCCAAGTGGATAAGCAGGCTTTGCAGCGTGCACATAGAATTGGCCAGAGTAATCATGTGCTATCTATTAATTTGGTTACTGGGCGTACAGTTGAGGAG GTTATTGTGAATAGAGCAAGAAGGAAGCTACAACTCAGTCATAATGTTATAGGAGATGAAATACTGGATTGTGAGGGAAGTAATGGAGGAACTGAAGCTGGTGATTTGAAATCTGTGATATTTGGTTTGCATATCTTTGATCCCATGGAGATGAATGTAGATAAATCAGATAACCAATTAAATAAGAGCGAACTAGCTGTTTTAGCTGATAAGGTCATTGTGTCCCGCCATGAGTTACAATCAGATGTGAGGGATAGGAAGCTAGAGATCAATTCAATGGATCAGGCGAGTgatcaaaatttaatgaagCAAGATGCTTCTGAGTCTATTGACTTTAATCCAGACCTCGATGAAGCTTCATACATGGCATGGGTCGAGAAGTTTAAGCAAGCATCTCCAGAACAAGACAGTGACATACTGGAATCAGGAAATAAGAGATGCTTACCTGATGAGAAGCATCTTAAAGCGGAAGCTGCTCGAAGGAAGGCAGAGGAGAAAAAAATGTCCAAATGGGAAACACTAGGATATCACTCACTTGCTGTCAGCAATCATGTCAGTCCAGTCAATCAGGATGCGGTGTCAGATGCTGGCTCAGTTCATTTTGTTTATGGAGACTGCACAACTGCTGCAGCAGTTACCCCTTCCGAGTCCACAATTATATTCAG TTGTGTTGATGATTCTGGAAATTGGGGGCATGGGGGTCTGTTTGATGCACTGGCTAGGCTGTCAGCATCTGTTCCCAATGCGTATCAGCGGGCTTCAGAATTTGGAGATCTCCATCTGGGTGATTTACATCTCATAGAAGTTACTG AGGACCACGGTGACCAGAGTACTAGTACTGATCCACGTCAATGGGTCGGTTTAGCTGTTGTGCAATCATATAATCTGAGGCGTAAGGTCCCTCGTGGTGATATCTCTACGGCTGATTTGGAAGTTTGCCTTGCAAAAGCATCGTTTTCAGCCGCTCAATATTCAG CTTCAATCCACATGCCCCGGATTAATTATCAGCATGGTACAGATCGCTCAGAATGGTATACTGTTGAGCGCCTGCTACGAAAATATGCAGCAATGTATGgcataaatatttatgt ATATTATTATCGGCGTGCAGCATGA
- the LOC125193871 gene encoding mediator of RNA polymerase II transcription subunit 8 isoform X2, which translates to MAAMEAAAVAAGQDQQPPAKVVERLNPALQQQLNLDSVKTRAISLFKAISRILEELDAIARANATPKWQDVLGQFSMVNLELYNIVEDIKNVSKAFVVHPKNVNAENATILPVMLSSKLLPEMETEDNTKREQLLHGMQGLPVAAQIDKLKTRIDMIGAACESAEKIIADARKSYFSTRHGTNLLPTIDKVQATKIQEQENLLRSAVNHGEGLRVPGDQRQVASSLPMHLVDVLATNDSLQDSSGLYQKSTPPLMSTTAINNQGSLLQASGAQLIGRPAASPSGPTGSNSFDNNTTASPMQYANSPRSGANIMNTPSPQQQQSQQQQQQLQQRQKMLQQQLLSQQQLRPSSMPVLGQNQLTQLHEMPSQSQQKFQSMHGQHHVQFSQPLGAQQLQSRQLTSAAMQHMSPNQMNQGNQLNRQLNQFSSPANSALFNAAQATPTSQMIPNMSAMMPSQSVMPRMQYAMSGANRTLPPQNLSDQMFNMGAANTGGGMMQIQQQQQHGAQGAFGNMQQSSQNMQPGMMTMQNTQQNHPNFQQQRPQNQQ; encoded by the exons atggcAGCTATGGAGGCAGCAGCGGTGGCAGCAGGCCAAGACCAGCAACCGCCGGCGAAGGTTGTGGAGCGGCTGAACCCGGCGCTTCAGCAGCAGCTCAATCTCGACTCTGTAAAAACTCGCGCTATCAGCCTGTTCAAAGCCATCTCTCGCATCCTCGAAGAATTGGATGCTATAGCGCGCGCGAATGCCACCCCTAAATG GCAAGATGTTTTGGGGCAGTTCTCGATGGTGAATTTGGAGctatataatattgttgaagATATTAAGAATGTGTCCAAGGCTTTCGTTGTGCATCCTAAGAATGTTAATGCTGAGAATGCTACTA TTTTGCCTGTTATGCTGTCATCTAAGCTTTTGCCCGAAATGGAGACGGAAGACAACACTAAGAGAGAACAGCTGTTACACGGTATGCAGGGCCTGCCAGTGGCGGCACAAATTGACAAGCTCAAG ACTAGAATTGATATGATAGGAGCAGCCTGTGAAAGTGCTGAGAAGATCATAGCTGATGCACGTAAGTCCTACTTTAGCACTCGACATGGGACAAATCTTCTTCCAACTATTGACAAGGTTCAAGCTACAAAAAtacaagaacaagaaaatttgCTTCGTAGTGCTGTCAATCATGGTGAAG GATTACGAGTACCTGGAGACCAAAGACAAGTGGCATCGTCACTTCCGATGCACTTGGTAGATGTACTTGCTACTAATGACAGCCTCCAGGATTCATCTG GGTTGTACCAGAAGAGTACGCCTCCACTCATGTCAACTACTGCCATTAACAATCAGGGCTCTTTGCTACAG GCTTCTGGTGCACAACTTATTGGAAGACCAGCAGCTTCCCCTTCTGGTCCTACTGGAAGCAATTCCTTTGATAATAATACAACAGCGTCTCCTATGCAATATGCCAATTCACCCAGATCTGGTGCAAATATTATGAACACTCCATCTCCTCAGCAACAACAatcacaacaacaacaacaacaactgCAACAGAGGCAGAAAATGTTGCAGCAACAACTTCTGAGTCAACAGCAGCTAAGACCTTCATCAATGCCTGTCCTTGGTCAG AATCAACTAACGCAGCTGCATGAGATGCCAAGCCAGTCACAACAAAAGTTTCAGTCG ATGCATGGTCAACATCATGTGCAGTTCTCTCAGCCATTGGGAGCCCAGCAATTGCAGAGTAGACAGCTTACATCAGCTGCAATGCAGCATATGAGCCCAAACCAAATGAACCAAGGGAATCAGCTGAATCGTCAGTTAAATCAGTTCTCTAGCCCAGCAAATAGTGCCCTCTTTAATGCAGCCCAGGCGACACCTACATCTCAAATG ATCCCTAACATGTCAGCTATGATGCCATCACAATCAGTTATGCCAAGAATGCAG TATGCAATGTCCGGTGCCAATCGAACTCTACCTCCCCAAAATCTGAGCGACCAGA TGTTCAACATGGGGGCAGCCAACACAGGCGGTGGTATGATGCAGATTCAGCAACAGCAGCAACACGGCGCGCAAGGAGCATTTGGCAACATGCAGCAAAGTAGTCAGAATATGCAACCGGGCATGATGACGATGCAAAACACCCAACAGAATCATCCCAACTTTCAGCAGCAGAGACCTCAAAATCAACAATGA
- the LOC125193870 gene encoding probable helicase CHR10 isoform X2, which yields MDYKQRLISAAKCVYDGDFRAAGEAPIDSLDYGIQASLKPHQVEGVSWLIRRYHLGVNAILGDEMGLGKTLQAVSLLSYLKVFLKISGTFLVLCPLSVTDGWVSEVANFAPKLRLLRYVGEKEHRRKLRREMSEYVKESLFSSRVPSFPFDVLLTTYDIALIDQDFLSQFPWHYAIIDEAQRLKNHSSVLYTVLRARFVMPRKLLLTGTPVQNNLTELWALMHFCMPLIFGTLEQFHSDFKEAGDPSCQGAQKVKEPFKILKYVLGAFMLRRTKSTLMESGTLLLPPVTEITVMAPLSPLQKKVYMSIIRKELPKLLALASKGTNAPSLQNIVIQLRKACSHPYLFPGIEPEPYQEGEHLVQASGKLLILDQLLRKLHDAGHRVLLFAQMTHTLDILQDFLEMRKYTYERLDGSIRAEERFAAIRNFSIKSSANINSCESTPYIFLISTRAGGVGLNLVAADTVIFYEQDWNPQVDKQALQRAHRIGQSNHVLSINLVTGRTVEEVIVNRARRKLQLSHNVIGDEILDCEGSNGGTEAGDLKSVIFGLHIFDPMEMNVDKSDNQLNKSELAVLADKVIVSRHELQSDVRDRKLEINSMDQASDQNLMKQDASESIDFNPDLDEASYMAWVEKFKQASPEQDSDILESGNKRCLPDEKHLKAEAARRKAEEKKMSKWETLGYHSLAVSNHVSPVNQDAVSDAGSVHFVYGDCTTAAAVTPSESTIIFSCVDDSGNWGHGGLFDALARLSASVPNAYQRASEFGDLHLGDLHLIEVTEDHGDQSTSTDPRQWVGLAVVQSYNLRRKVPRGDISTADLEVCLAKASFSAAQYSASIHMPRINYQHGTDRSEWYTVERLLRKYAAMYGINIYVYYYRRAA from the exons ATGGACTACAAGCAGAGGCTGATTTCGGCTGCGAAATGCGTCTACGACGGCGATTTTCGCGCTGCTGGAGAAGCGCCTATTGATTCCTTGGATTATGGAATCCAAGCTTCACTCAAACCGCACCAAGTCGAAGGCGTGTCCTGGCTCATCCGCCGCTACCACCTCGGCGTCAACGCCATACTTG GAGACGAG ATGGGACTGGGGAAAACGCTGCAGGCTGTATCACTTTTGAGTTACCTGAAAGTATTCCTGAAAATTTCTGGGACATTCT TGGTCTTGTGCCCTCTCAGTGTAACTGATGGTTGGGTCTCAGAAGTGGCGAATTTCGCACCAAAGTTGAGATTGCTTCGTTATGTTGGGGAAAAAGAACATAGACGCAAATTGCGAAGGGAAATGAGTGAATATGTAAAAGAAAGTCTATTCTCATCTCGC GTTCCATCATTTCCGTTTGATGTGCTGTTGACAACTTATGACATAGCATTGATTGATCAGGACTTTCTGTCCCAATTCCCTTGGCATTATGCAATAATTGATGAAGCACAGAGACTTAAAAACCATTCCAGT GTCTTATATACTGTTTTGAGAGCACGATTCGTCATGCCAAGAAAATTGCTTCTCACTGGAACACCAGTTCAAAACAATCTTACTGAACTTTGGGCTCTGATGCACTTCTGTATGCCATTGATCTTTGGAACACTGGAGCAGTTTCATTCTGATTTCAAGGAAGCTGGAGATCCTTCAT GTCAAGGTGCACAAAAAGTGAAGGAACCGTTTAAGATCTTAAAGTATGTGCTGGGTGCATTTATGCTTCGAAGGACCAAATCTACACTTATGGAGTCTGGCACTCTGCTACTGCCTCCTGTTACTGAAATAACTGT GATGGCACCTTTGTCTCCACTGCAGAAAAAAGTTTATATGTCAATAATCAGAAAGGAACTTCCAAAGCTGCTTGCACTTGCTTCTAAAGGAACAAATGCTCCATCTTTGCAAAATATT GTAATTCAGCTCCGGAAAGCATGTAGCCACCCATATCTTTTCCCGGGTATTGAGCCTGAACCATATCAGGAGGGTGAGCACCTGGTTCAG GCTAGTGGCAAACTTCTAATTTTAGATCAGCTACTTAGGAAGTTGCATGATGCTGGGCATCGCGTTCTATTGTTTGCCCAAATGACTCATACTCTTGACATATTGCAG GATTTCttagaaatgagaaaatataccTATGAGCGTCTTGATGGTTCAATTCGAGCAGAAGAGCGATTTGCTGCAATTAGAAATTTCAGCATAAAATCAAGTGCTAATATTAACTCTTGTGAGAGCACACCATATATCTTTTTGATATCCACACGAGCTGGGGGAGTGGGACTAAATCTTGTGGCTGCTGATACA GTCATATTTTACGAGCAAGATTGGAATCCCCAAGTGGATAAGCAGGCTTTGCAGCGTGCACATAGAATTGGCCAGAGTAATCATGTGCTATCTATTAATTTGGTTACTGGGCGTACAGTTGAGGAG GTTATTGTGAATAGAGCAAGAAGGAAGCTACAACTCAGTCATAATGTTATAGGAGATGAAATACTGGATTGTGAGGGAAGTAATGGAGGAACTGAAGCTGGTGATTTGAAATCTGTGATATTTGGTTTGCATATCTTTGATCCCATGGAGATGAATGTAGATAAATCAGATAACCAATTAAATAAGAGCGAACTAGCTGTTTTAGCTGATAAGGTCATTGTGTCCCGCCATGAGTTACAATCAGATGTGAGGGATAGGAAGCTAGAGATCAATTCAATGGATCAGGCGAGTgatcaaaatttaatgaagCAAGATGCTTCTGAGTCTATTGACTTTAATCCAGACCTCGATGAAGCTTCATACATGGCATGGGTCGAGAAGTTTAAGCAAGCATCTCCAGAACAAGACAGTGACATACTGGAATCAGGAAATAAGAGATGCTTACCTGATGAGAAGCATCTTAAAGCGGAAGCTGCTCGAAGGAAGGCAGAGGAGAAAAAAATGTCCAAATGGGAAACACTAGGATATCACTCACTTGCTGTCAGCAATCATGTCAGTCCAGTCAATCAGGATGCGGTGTCAGATGCTGGCTCAGTTCATTTTGTTTATGGAGACTGCACAACTGCTGCAGCAGTTACCCCTTCCGAGTCCACAATTATATTCAG TTGTGTTGATGATTCTGGAAATTGGGGGCATGGGGGTCTGTTTGATGCACTGGCTAGGCTGTCAGCATCTGTTCCCAATGCGTATCAGCGGGCTTCAGAATTTGGAGATCTCCATCTGGGTGATTTACATCTCATAGAAGTTACTG AGGACCACGGTGACCAGAGTACTAGTACTGATCCACGTCAATGGGTCGGTTTAGCTGTTGTGCAATCATATAATCTGAGGCGTAAGGTCCCTCGTGGTGATATCTCTACGGCTGATTTGGAAGTTTGCCTTGCAAAAGCATCGTTTTCAGCCGCTCAATATTCAG CTTCAATCCACATGCCCCGGATTAATTATCAGCATGGTACAGATCGCTCAGAATGGTATACTGTTGAGCGCCTGCTACGAAAATATGCAGCAATGTATGgcataaatatttatgt ATATTATTATCGGCGTGCAGCATGA